One Merismopedia glauca CCAP 1448/3 DNA window includes the following coding sequences:
- a CDS encoding S1 family peptidase, whose amino-acid sequence MNIRRLGFYLCLTTCLSGLVTETVKAENYPLSNPITPNIEPVSTPSQIRSVAQAITVKVMAGNLWGSGIIIKRENNVYTVLTNAHVARLGKTFKIQAPDGRVYTARLQKSDDVSGEDLAILTFTSRDRYQVANLVISPRSSTNNLVFAAGFPATSNKFSGSDLVVTNGKITTLLPQSMRGGYQLGYTNDIYKGMSGGPLLNQLGEVIAVNGKHKFPLWGNTYIYQDGSTPDEISRKSMDRLSWGIPISSVSQRFPQFVRPNDSKSYESVENPELSFRSNQNFHAFKSESNLPNQSEALITDDSANDTKCQNNQLNYSFNRGYNPSNRQLQSPTRPRRAW is encoded by the coding sequence ATGAACATCCGTCGCTTGGGTTTTTACCTCTGTTTAACAACCTGCTTATCAGGATTAGTTACTGAGACTGTAAAAGCAGAAAATTACCCCCTCTCTAACCCCATTACTCCAAATATCGAACCTGTTTCTACTCCCAGCCAAATTCGCTCTGTAGCACAAGCAATTACTGTCAAAGTTATGGCGGGGAATTTATGGGGTTCGGGAATTATTATCAAGCGAGAAAACAATGTCTATACGGTTTTAACTAATGCTCATGTAGCTAGATTGGGAAAAACCTTTAAGATTCAAGCGCCAGATGGGCGAGTTTATACCGCTAGGTTACAAAAAAGCGACGACGTGAGTGGGGAAGATCTGGCAATCTTAACGTTTACCAGTCGCGATCGCTATCAAGTGGCAAACTTGGTGATATCTCCCCGTTCCAGCACCAATAATTTAGTATTTGCGGCGGGATTTCCAGCCACATCTAACAAATTTTCGGGATCTGATTTAGTCGTAACTAATGGCAAAATTACCACTTTATTACCCCAATCTATGAGAGGGGGTTACCAACTAGGATATACCAACGATATCTATAAAGGGATGAGTGGTGGTCCTTTACTCAATCAGTTGGGAGAAGTAATCGCCGTCAATGGGAAACACAAGTTTCCTTTGTGGGGGAATACATATATCTATCAAGATGGTTCTACTCCCGATGAGATCAGTCGGAAAAGCATGGATCGTTTGAGTTGGGGAATTCCGATTAGTAGTGTTTCCCAAAGATTTCCCCAGTTTGTCCGCCCAAATGATTCTAAATCATATGAATCTGTCGAAAATCCAGAGTTAAGTTTCAGATCGAACCAGAATTTTCATGCTTTTAAATCAGAGTCAAATTTGCCAAATCAAAGTGAAGCACTAATAACTGATGATTCAGCAAATGATACTAAATGTCAAAACAATCAACTAAATTACTCATTTAATAGAGGTTATAATCCCTCTAATCGGCAATTACAATCCCCTACTCGTCCCAGAAGAGCTTGGTAA
- a CDS encoding S1 family peptidase — MLTRYLLPTCLVGAAIVTITAPSYGAEALLPTQVAKIAKYTAVRIEPTISSPGSGVVIGRYNKKGQKEYVILTAAHVVKHLDDEYQVISPWPIAGNEREKIKIDNKDIQILPGLDLALIKFCSDRDYQAATIGDSDTVTEGSGVYVAGFPDPGAAIKRRVFQFTGALVSSRLDGDAVQGEAERGPLAGGYAIIYTNVTRAGMSGGPVFDVAGRLVGIHGMGDREFAEFAATNQSGSQVSSTTLGDKTGFNLAIPVKSFLSAIPNRIGELGAKYDGSEVNGFIASGRGNVPNLSRVNTDDVRSMKMMEEENPVNDRSTENSAPTNRSPRRF; from the coding sequence ATGTTAACCCGTTACTTACTACCAACTTGCTTAGTTGGAGCCGCTATAGTGACTATAACTGCACCTAGTTACGGTGCTGAAGCTTTATTGCCAACTCAAGTTGCTAAAATCGCGAAATACACGGCTGTTCGGATTGAACCGACAATTTCTTCCCCTGGTTCTGGGGTAGTTATCGGTCGCTACAACAAAAAAGGACAAAAAGAGTATGTAATTCTCACGGCTGCTCACGTTGTCAAGCACTTAGATGATGAGTATCAGGTGATTTCTCCTTGGCCGATCGCAGGTAACGAAAGAGAAAAAATCAAAATTGACAACAAAGATATTCAAATTTTACCAGGGTTAGACTTAGCTTTAATCAAATTTTGCAGCGATCGCGATTATCAAGCTGCAACTATTGGAGATTCCGATACAGTCACCGAAGGTTCAGGAGTCTATGTAGCTGGGTTCCCCGATCCAGGTGCTGCGATTAAAAGACGGGTATTTCAGTTCACTGGTGCTTTGGTTTCCAGTCGCTTAGATGGAGACGCAGTTCAAGGGGAAGCAGAAAGAGGGCCTTTAGCTGGTGGTTATGCCATTATCTATACCAACGTTACCAGAGCCGGAATGAGTGGCGGTCCCGTGTTTGATGTAGCTGGTAGACTAGTAGGAATTCACGGAATGGGCGATCGCGAATTTGCTGAGTTTGCTGCTACCAATCAATCTGGATCGCAAGTCAGTTCTACTACTTTGGGAGACAAAACCGGATTCAACTTGGCAATTCCCGTTAAATCCTTCTTAAGCGCCATTCCCAACCGGATTGGAGAGTTAGGCGCTAAATATGATGGTTCTGAAGTCAATGGGTTTATTGCTTCAGGTAGAGGTAACGTTCCCAACTTGAGTCGGGTAAACACAGATGATGTGCGATCGATGAAAATGATGGAAGAAGAAAACCCAGTTAACGATAGAAGCACTGAAAACTCTGCTCCAACTAACCGTTCTCCCAGAAGATTTTAA